The Aspergillus nidulans FGSC A4 chromosome VIII genome contains the following window.
ATCCATCTGATCTTCACAGCGTGGTTGTTGGAACCAAGCTGAAGTAGAAGCTAGCCAAATAGCGAGATCGCTGCCGCTGCACATGGTTTGGCCAAAACTGGGCCCAAAGGGGCATGGTCGGGCGAACTAGCAGGGCGCTTACAGACTTCATAGTGGGGAGTGGATATCACAATAAAATATCCCTCTGACCCTTGCATCGTCCTGTCCAAGACTATGCGACGTTTCCAGGTGAACTAGAGATAGAACTGGGCTCTCCTTTCACTAGGATGGGCCGTATCTGCAGCTGTTCATCAAACAAACCAGACTGAGCAGCTGAGACTGACGAACGACGCTCGGACTGACCGAAGATCGTTCCTCCCCACAGACAAGGAGAATTTTCAAAACAGCCAATGATGTTCACCAGGATGCGGTGCTAAATTAATCGGCTAATTCTTGGTCCAGTGAGATCATAATATTGGGAGTATACCAAGAAACTAGACTAGTTGGATTTATTGTTTCAGGTGTCATCTTGTTTGAGGATCAGTGTCAGGGACGTCACCCTGATCTAACTTGAGCTAAAAGTTATGCCCTCTCCTTCGCGTGCCGTATGTTTCAGGCAGCCAGCGTCTACTGTGACATGGGATCCTCACGCCGAAAACCAAATGCAAAGAACCTCCTGATGCCGCCATTAGGTAAACGAATTCAAACCGCCGCCTAAACACACCGAAGTTAACGGGAGCGTAGGTAGGCTAAAATTCCAAGAAACCAAATCAATGTGATGCCTCCCGGTTGTCGTACTTCTTGTTCACCGCGCCTAAAACACACTTGAGAATCCCGTCCGCATTCAGCACGGTGCCTCTATCCCCCTTCCACGGCACCGTATCGACAATGTCCCTCATGCCCTCGTAACTGCGCCTTCTGACGAGCTCATCGTCCAAGGCCTGCAAGTACTCCTTCGCCTGCTGATCGTCGCCGACCTGGAAGAACTGAATACCCACTTGCCACGGCACAGCCTGTATACTAGGGTCATCCAGCTGCCGCGCAGCACGAACAATCACGCTCTCCGCATCATCGGTAAACGCGCCGTCGGTGATGACAATGATGTTGAGTGGCTTAAGCTCCGACTCGCGGCTCTGAGAGGCAAGGCGTTTGAGATCTCGCAGGTAAGGTGTGAGGATCTGATGCAGGCGCGTTCCGACGGGCGTTGCGCCGCTGGGGGAGACGGATTTGAAAATTTCGCGGACACCGGGGGCGTCGGTGACGTTCTTATAACCGCCTGCAGTACCGCCTTCGGAACCAGAGCGCGAGTGGTTGCGGtggttgaggaagtagatGTCTATGCCGTCGGCATCATAATGTGTACAGATCGGTGCgatggcggcaatggcgtcttcggcttctcgcCAGCGTTTACCATGCATGCTGGTGCTGTCATCGACGAGAAAGATGGTGTCAAAGGCGCTGAGGAAGGAGTGTGCGGTGTCGAGGATGGCGCCCGTTAGGCTCGAGCTGTTTGCTGCCGGTGCCGGAGGTGTTATGCTAGAGTAAGGTGGTGGTGACCAAACGTCAACGCCAGAGCCTCGATTTGGCTGGTCATGGTTCTGGGCCTGGTAGGGCTGCATGGGCTGCACGTAAGAGTGCCGGGATCTGGAGCCGACAGACTTGCGCTGGGCAGGGACCGTGTGCTGGTGATCTTGAGCAGAGTGGCAATTGCCCATGGCTGTATTGGAGCTCTGGTATGTTGCTTGCGAGTGGTTGTTAGATGGAGAGTGGGCAGATAAGAGGATGAAatagatgaagaagagaagagtccTCGCAGTAGAGACATTGAGGGAGTAAAGGGAATACGTAAGGTGGTTGTGCAATGGACGGTCTCTTGACTCACACTGCACTCTGGTTTCGGTCACTTGAAGTTTACTATAGTCCTGCCTTAGGCTACCGTACTTACTTTGTGCACCGGCTTACTTCGTATATATACCCAAGCCTAACAGTACTCGAAGGCAAGGCGCTCGCAAGGCATTATCTGGCGCTTTCTGTTGAATGTGAAAGACTGGTTCACTTGATGCAAGGCCAAGACTTATGCAAATAGATCCATAATAATGGAGTCAGAATCTTTTTCGCCAAACTCTATGAAGGTGTGATGGAGGCTGTGAGAGTGAATATGGTTTAGTTCCATACTTGGTCGTACAAGGCTGAATTGAGGCGGAGTCTCGGAACTGCGGCATGTCCTGCAGAGTCAGCCTTAACGTTCTGTACGCAGAACTAGTCAATGCATACGATCTAGAAACATGAGAATCGTCTGTGACACAAGGATTCAACCTTGAAACTGAATGCATTCGACCTATGCAGTAGACCAACTCCGAAAATATGTATAGTCATCCATCATTCATATATGTACGCCCCAGCCCGACGCTAAATCCCGTGACATAACTCCGTACACAGCCCCGGGCCCCATATTCAATCCAGGGTATATTCGAATCTAAACTTGATATGCTATGTAGCCAATTAAACGTTCCACGTCGGAATCAACACCTGATTGAAGGCGCTCGCGTCGCCCCCTGTCGGGAAAACGATTCCAGATTCTGTCTCCTCCAGCCCCTCAAACACCCCTGCCTCTGTTTCTAGAACATCGACGAGAGCCAAAGCTTGGTCAATGCCAATGCTTTGCCCAATGAGCCGCAGACAGTCCCGGGTCCACTTTCGAAGTGGATGGTCGATCGGTTCTGAGCCCCCAGCGAGCGTCAACGGCCATAGGAGGAGCATTCCACCGACGTAACAATAATTCGTGGGGACGGTGAACTCGGATGCAGTGGAGCCCTCTACGCCGAGGTGGTACGCAGCACTAGCGCAAATGTCACTTGCTAATTCACGTGTAACATTGCGGATCCGGGCGCAATGACTCTGTAGCTCCTTGGACATAGCCATTGTCGGAGAGGAGGCCGAAAGCCGGCGAAAGCAACTCAGGATGATTTCGCAGACAATAATCCGCGCACACCTATATTGATTCCACGTATGACAAATCCAAAGATCGCGGTACACGTGGTATTGATTGTTATAAGGGAAAGGTTTGTTGCCAAACATCCTAACCCATTCCTCAAGTGAAGAACACTCATATGTTGTGTATAAGAAATCAGGCGGGCCAGCCGCGACCCAAGCCAGCAATTCTGCTTCTATAGCGTACGCGGCTGACAACGTTTCATTTGGGTCTGTCATGATCTTTGTTCGGATAAGGTCTGCTCGCAGGTTCG
Protein-coding sequences here:
- a CDS encoding uncharacterized protein (transcript_id=CADANIAT00001753); this encodes MGNCHSAQDHQHTVPAQRKSVGSRSRHSYVQPMQPYQAQNHDQPNRGSGVDVWSPPPYSSITPPAPAANSSSLTGAILDTAHSFLSAFDTIFLVDDSTSMHGKRWREAEDAIAAIAPICTHYDADGIDIYFLNHRNHSRSGSEGGTAGGYKNVTDAPGVREIFKSVSPSGATPVGTRLHQILTPYLRDLKRLASQSRESELKPLNIIVITDGAFTDDAESVIVRAARQLDDPSIQAVPWQVGIQFFQVGDDQQAKEYLQALDDELVRRRSYEGMRDIVDTVPWKGDRGTVLNADGILKCVLGAVNKKYDNREASH